Proteins from a single region of Symphalangus syndactylus isolate Jambi chromosome 12, NHGRI_mSymSyn1-v2.1_pri, whole genome shotgun sequence:
- the RNF19B gene encoding E3 ubiquitin-protein ligase RNF19B isoform X4 encodes MGSEKDSESPRSTSLHAAAPDPKCRSGGRRRRLTLHSVFSASARGRRARAKPQAEPPPPAAPPPPAPAPAAAQAPPPEALPAEPAAEAEAEAAAVAAQPGFDDEEAVEGGGPGAEEVECPLCLVRLPPERAPRLLSCPHRSCRDCLRHYLRLEISESRVPISCPECSERLNPHDIRLLLADPPLMHKYEEFMLRRYLASDPDCRWCPAPDCGYAVIAYGCASCPKLTCEREGCQTEFCYHCKQIWHPNQTCDMARQQRAQTLRVRTKHTSGLSYGQESGPDDIKPCPRCSAYIIKMNDGSCNHMTCAVCGCEFCWLCMKEISDLHYLSPSGCTFWGKKPWSRKKKILWQLGTLIGAPVGISLIAGIAIPAMVIGIPVYVGRKIHSRYEGRKTSKHKRNLAITGGVTLSVIASPVIAAVSVGIGVPIMLAYVYGVVPISLCRGGGCGVSTANGKGVKIEFDEDDGPITVADAWRALKNPSIGESSIEGLTSVLSTSGSPTDGLSVMQGPYSETASFAALSGGTLSGGILSSGKGKYSRECNNMEIQVDIEAKPSHYQLVSGSSTEDSLHVHAQMAENEEEGSGGGGSEEDPPCRHQSCEQKDCLASKPWDISLAQPESIRSDLESSDTQSDDVPDITSDECGSPRSHTAACPSTPRAQGAPSPSAHMNLSALAEGQTVLKPEGGEARV; translated from the exons ATGGGCTCCGAGAAGGACTCCGAGTCTCCGCGCTCCACATCCCTACATGCGGCCGCGCCCGACCCCAAGTGCCGCAGCGGCGGCCGGCGCCGGCGCCTCACCTTGCACAGCGTCTTCTCTGCCTCGGCCCGCGGCCGCCGCGCCCGGGCCAAGCCGCAGGCCGAGCCGCCGCCCCCGGctgcgccgccgccgcccgccccgGCCCCTGCCGCGGCCCAGGCCCCGCCGCCCGAGGCGCTGCCCGCCGAGCCGGCCGCCGAGGCCGAGGCGGAGGCCGCGGCGGTGGCGGCGCAGCCCGGGTTCGACGATGAGGAGGCGGTAGAGGGCGGCGGCCCGGGCGCGGAGGAGGTGGAGTGTCCGCTGTGCCTGGTGCGGCTGCCGCCTGAGCGGGCCCCGCGCCTCCTCAGCTGTCCGCACCGCTCGTGCCGGGACTGCCTCCGCCACTACCTGCGCCTGGAGATAAGCGAGAGCAGGGTGCCCATCAGCTGCCCCGAGTGCAGCGAGCGACTCAACCCGCACGACATCCGCTTGCTGCTCGCCGACCCGCCGCTTATGCACAAGTACGAGGAGTTCATGCTGCGCCGCTACCTAGCCTCGGACCCCGACTGCCGCTGGTGCCCGGCTCCGGACTGCGG TTATGCTGTTATTGCCTATGGCTGTGCCAGCTGCCCGAAGCTAACTTGTGAGAGGGAAGGTTGCCAGACTGAGTTCTGCTACCACTGCAAGCAGATATGGCATCCAAATCAGACATGCGATATGGCCCGTCAACAGAGGGCCCAGACTTTACGAGTTCGGACCAAACACACTTCAGGTCTCAGTTATGGGCAAGAATCTGGACCAG ATGACATCAAGCCATGCCCACGATGCAGTGCGTACATTATCAAGATGAATGATGGAAGCTGTAATCACATGACCTGTGCAGTGTGTGGCTGTGAATTCTGCTGGCTTTGTATGAAAGAGATCTCAGACTTGCATTACCTCAG CCCTTCTGGCTGTACATTCTGGGGCAAGAAGCCATGGAGCCGTAAGAAGAAAATTCTTTGGCAGCTGGGCACGTTGATTGGTGCTCCAGTGGGGATTTCTCTCATTGCTGGCATTGCCATTCCTGCCATGGTCATTGGCATTCCTGTTTATGTTGGAAGGAAG atTCACAGCAGGTATGAGGGAAGGAAAACCTCCAAACACAAGCGGAATTTGGCTATCACTGGAGGAGTGACTTTGTCGGTCATTGCATCCCCAGTTATTGCTGCAGTTAGTGTTG GTATTGGTGTCCCCATTATGCTGGCATATGTCTATGGGGTTGTGCCCATTTCTCTTTGTCGTGGAGGCGGCTGTGGAGTTAGCACAGCCAACGGAAAAGGAGTGAAAATTGAATTTGACGAAGATGATGGTCCAATCACAG TGGCAGATGCCTGGCGAGCCCTCAAGAATCCCAGCATTGGGGAAAGCAGCATTGAAGGCCTGACTAGTGTATTGAGCACTAGTGGAAGCCCTACAGATGGACTTAGTGTTATGCAAGGTCCTTACAGCGAAACAGCCAGCTTTGCAGCCCTCTCAGGGGGCACGCTGAGTGGTGGCATTCTCTCCAGTGGCAAGGGAAAATATAGCAG AGAATGCAACAATATggaaatccaagtggacattgaAGCCAAACCAAGCCACTATCAGCTGGTGAGTGGAAGCAGCACGGAGGATTCGCTCCATGTTCATGCTCAGATGGCAGAGAATGAAGAAGAAGGTAGTGGTGGCGGAGGCAGTGAAGAGGATCCCCCCTGCAGACACCAAAGCTGTGAACAGAAAGACTGCCTGGCCAGCAAACCTTGGGACATCAGCCTGGCCCAGCCTGAAAGCATCCGCAGTGACCTAGAGAGCTCTGATACACAGTCAGATGATGTGCCAGACATCACCTCAGATGAGTGTGGCTCCCCCCGCTCCCATACTGCAGCCTGCCCCTCGACCCCCAGAGCCCAAGGTGCACCGAGCCCAAGTGCCCATATGAACCTCTCTGCCCTAGCCGAGGGACAAACTGTCTTGAAGCCAGAAGGTGGAGAAGCCAGAGTATGA
- the RNF19B gene encoding E3 ubiquitin-protein ligase RNF19B isoform X6, with amino-acid sequence MGSEKDSESPRSTSLHAAAPDPKCRSGGRRRRLTLHSVFSASARGRRARAKPQAEPPPPAAPPPPAPAPAAAQAPPPEALPAEPAAEAEAEAAAVAAQPGFDDEEAVEGGGPGAEEVECPLCLVRLPPERAPRLLSCPHRSCRDCLRHYLRLEISESRVPISCPECSERLNPHDIRLLLADPPLMHKYEEFMLRRYLASDPDCRWCPAPDCGYAVIAYGCASCPKLTCEREGCQTEFCYHCKQIWHPNQTCDMARQQRAQTLRVRTKHTSGLSYGQESGPDDIKPCPRCSAYIIKMNDGSCNHMTCAVCGCEFCWLCMKEISDLHYLSPSGCTFWGKKPWSRKKKILWQLGTLIGAPVGISLIAGIAIPAMVIGIPVYVGRKIHSRYEGRKTSKHKRNLAITGGVTLSVIASPVIAAVSVGIGVPIMLAYVYGVVPISLCRGGGCGVSTANGKGVKIEFDEDDGPITVADAWRALKNPSIGESSIEGLTSVLSTSGSPTDGLSVMQGPYSETASFAALSGGTLSGGILSSGKGKYSRLEVQADVQKEIFPKDTASLGAISDNASTRAMAGSIISSYNPQDRFSMTHA; translated from the exons ATGGGCTCCGAGAAGGACTCCGAGTCTCCGCGCTCCACATCCCTACATGCGGCCGCGCCCGACCCCAAGTGCCGCAGCGGCGGCCGGCGCCGGCGCCTCACCTTGCACAGCGTCTTCTCTGCCTCGGCCCGCGGCCGCCGCGCCCGGGCCAAGCCGCAGGCCGAGCCGCCGCCCCCGGctgcgccgccgccgcccgccccgGCCCCTGCCGCGGCCCAGGCCCCGCCGCCCGAGGCGCTGCCCGCCGAGCCGGCCGCCGAGGCCGAGGCGGAGGCCGCGGCGGTGGCGGCGCAGCCCGGGTTCGACGATGAGGAGGCGGTAGAGGGCGGCGGCCCGGGCGCGGAGGAGGTGGAGTGTCCGCTGTGCCTGGTGCGGCTGCCGCCTGAGCGGGCCCCGCGCCTCCTCAGCTGTCCGCACCGCTCGTGCCGGGACTGCCTCCGCCACTACCTGCGCCTGGAGATAAGCGAGAGCAGGGTGCCCATCAGCTGCCCCGAGTGCAGCGAGCGACTCAACCCGCACGACATCCGCTTGCTGCTCGCCGACCCGCCGCTTATGCACAAGTACGAGGAGTTCATGCTGCGCCGCTACCTAGCCTCGGACCCCGACTGCCGCTGGTGCCCGGCTCCGGACTGCGG TTATGCTGTTATTGCCTATGGCTGTGCCAGCTGCCCGAAGCTAACTTGTGAGAGGGAAGGTTGCCAGACTGAGTTCTGCTACCACTGCAAGCAGATATGGCATCCAAATCAGACATGCGATATGGCCCGTCAACAGAGGGCCCAGACTTTACGAGTTCGGACCAAACACACTTCAGGTCTCAGTTATGGGCAAGAATCTGGACCAG ATGACATCAAGCCATGCCCACGATGCAGTGCGTACATTATCAAGATGAATGATGGAAGCTGTAATCACATGACCTGTGCAGTGTGTGGCTGTGAATTCTGCTGGCTTTGTATGAAAGAGATCTCAGACTTGCATTACCTCAG CCCTTCTGGCTGTACATTCTGGGGCAAGAAGCCATGGAGCCGTAAGAAGAAAATTCTTTGGCAGCTGGGCACGTTGATTGGTGCTCCAGTGGGGATTTCTCTCATTGCTGGCATTGCCATTCCTGCCATGGTCATTGGCATTCCTGTTTATGTTGGAAGGAAG atTCACAGCAGGTATGAGGGAAGGAAAACCTCCAAACACAAGCGGAATTTGGCTATCACTGGAGGAGTGACTTTGTCGGTCATTGCATCCCCAGTTATTGCTGCAGTTAGTGTTG GTATTGGTGTCCCCATTATGCTGGCATATGTCTATGGGGTTGTGCCCATTTCTCTTTGTCGTGGAGGCGGCTGTGGAGTTAGCACAGCCAACGGAAAAGGAGTGAAAATTGAATTTGACGAAGATGATGGTCCAATCACAG TGGCAGATGCCTGGCGAGCCCTCAAGAATCCCAGCATTGGGGAAAGCAGCATTGAAGGCCTGACTAGTGTATTGAGCACTAGTGGAAGCCCTACAGATGGACTTAGTGTTATGCAAGGTCCTTACAGCGAAACAGCCAGCTTTGCAGCCCTCTCAGGGGGCACGCTGAGTGGTGGCATTCTCTCCAGTGGCAAGGGAAAATATAGCAG GTTAGAAGTTCAAGCCGATGTCCAAAAGGAAATTTTCCCCAAAGACACAGCCAGTCTTGGTGCAATTAGTGACAACGCAAGCACTCGTGCTATGGCCGGTTCCATAATCAGTTCCTACAACCCACAGGACAG GTTTAGCATGACCCATGCATGA
- the RNF19B gene encoding E3 ubiquitin-protein ligase RNF19B isoform X2: MGSEKDSESPRSTSLHAAAPDPKCRSGGRRRRLTLHSVFSASARGRRARAKPQAEPPPPAAPPPPAPAPAAAQAPPPEALPAEPAAEAEAEAAAVAAQPGFDDEEAVEGGGPGAEEVECPLCLVRLPPERAPRLLSCPHRSCRDCLRHYLRLEISESRVPISCPECSERLNPHDIRLLLADPPLMHKYEEFMLRRYLASDPDCRWCPAPDCGYAVIAYGCASCPKLTCEREGCQTEFCYHCKQIWHPNQTCDMARQQRAQTLRVRTKHTSGLSYGQESGPDDIKPCPRCSAYIIKMNDGSCNHMTCAVCGCEFCWLCMKEISDLHYLSPSGCTFWGKKPWSRKKKILWQLGTLIGAPVGISLIAGIAIPAMVIGIPVYVGRKIHSRYEGRKTSKHKRNLAITGGVTLSVIASPVIAAVSVGIGVPIMLAYVYGVVPISLCRGGGCGVSTANGKGVKIEFDEDDGPITVADAWRALKNPSIGESSIEGLTSVLSTSGSPTDGLSVMQGPYSETASFAALSGGTLSGGILSSGKGKYSRLEVQADVQKEIFPKDTASLGAISDNASTRAMAGSIISSYNPQDRECNNMEIQVDIEAKPSHYQLVSGSSTEDSLHVHAQMAENEEEGSGGGGSEEDPPCRHQSCEQKDCLASKPWDISLAQPESIRSDLESSDTQSDDVPDITSDECGSPRSHTAACPSTPRAQGAPSPSAHMNLSALAEGQTVLKPEGGEARV; encoded by the exons ATGGGCTCCGAGAAGGACTCCGAGTCTCCGCGCTCCACATCCCTACATGCGGCCGCGCCCGACCCCAAGTGCCGCAGCGGCGGCCGGCGCCGGCGCCTCACCTTGCACAGCGTCTTCTCTGCCTCGGCCCGCGGCCGCCGCGCCCGGGCCAAGCCGCAGGCCGAGCCGCCGCCCCCGGctgcgccgccgccgcccgccccgGCCCCTGCCGCGGCCCAGGCCCCGCCGCCCGAGGCGCTGCCCGCCGAGCCGGCCGCCGAGGCCGAGGCGGAGGCCGCGGCGGTGGCGGCGCAGCCCGGGTTCGACGATGAGGAGGCGGTAGAGGGCGGCGGCCCGGGCGCGGAGGAGGTGGAGTGTCCGCTGTGCCTGGTGCGGCTGCCGCCTGAGCGGGCCCCGCGCCTCCTCAGCTGTCCGCACCGCTCGTGCCGGGACTGCCTCCGCCACTACCTGCGCCTGGAGATAAGCGAGAGCAGGGTGCCCATCAGCTGCCCCGAGTGCAGCGAGCGACTCAACCCGCACGACATCCGCTTGCTGCTCGCCGACCCGCCGCTTATGCACAAGTACGAGGAGTTCATGCTGCGCCGCTACCTAGCCTCGGACCCCGACTGCCGCTGGTGCCCGGCTCCGGACTGCGG TTATGCTGTTATTGCCTATGGCTGTGCCAGCTGCCCGAAGCTAACTTGTGAGAGGGAAGGTTGCCAGACTGAGTTCTGCTACCACTGCAAGCAGATATGGCATCCAAATCAGACATGCGATATGGCCCGTCAACAGAGGGCCCAGACTTTACGAGTTCGGACCAAACACACTTCAGGTCTCAGTTATGGGCAAGAATCTGGACCAG ATGACATCAAGCCATGCCCACGATGCAGTGCGTACATTATCAAGATGAATGATGGAAGCTGTAATCACATGACCTGTGCAGTGTGTGGCTGTGAATTCTGCTGGCTTTGTATGAAAGAGATCTCAGACTTGCATTACCTCAG CCCTTCTGGCTGTACATTCTGGGGCAAGAAGCCATGGAGCCGTAAGAAGAAAATTCTTTGGCAGCTGGGCACGTTGATTGGTGCTCCAGTGGGGATTTCTCTCATTGCTGGCATTGCCATTCCTGCCATGGTCATTGGCATTCCTGTTTATGTTGGAAGGAAG atTCACAGCAGGTATGAGGGAAGGAAAACCTCCAAACACAAGCGGAATTTGGCTATCACTGGAGGAGTGACTTTGTCGGTCATTGCATCCCCAGTTATTGCTGCAGTTAGTGTTG GTATTGGTGTCCCCATTATGCTGGCATATGTCTATGGGGTTGTGCCCATTTCTCTTTGTCGTGGAGGCGGCTGTGGAGTTAGCACAGCCAACGGAAAAGGAGTGAAAATTGAATTTGACGAAGATGATGGTCCAATCACAG TGGCAGATGCCTGGCGAGCCCTCAAGAATCCCAGCATTGGGGAAAGCAGCATTGAAGGCCTGACTAGTGTATTGAGCACTAGTGGAAGCCCTACAGATGGACTTAGTGTTATGCAAGGTCCTTACAGCGAAACAGCCAGCTTTGCAGCCCTCTCAGGGGGCACGCTGAGTGGTGGCATTCTCTCCAGTGGCAAGGGAAAATATAGCAG GTTAGAAGTTCAAGCCGATGTCCAAAAGGAAATTTTCCCCAAAGACACAGCCAGTCTTGGTGCAATTAGTGACAACGCAAGCACTCGTGCTATGGCCGGTTCCATAATCAGTTCCTACAACCCACAGGACAG AGAATGCAACAATATggaaatccaagtggacattgaAGCCAAACCAAGCCACTATCAGCTGGTGAGTGGAAGCAGCACGGAGGATTCGCTCCATGTTCATGCTCAGATGGCAGAGAATGAAGAAGAAGGTAGTGGTGGCGGAGGCAGTGAAGAGGATCCCCCCTGCAGACACCAAAGCTGTGAACAGAAAGACTGCCTGGCCAGCAAACCTTGGGACATCAGCCTGGCCCAGCCTGAAAGCATCCGCAGTGACCTAGAGAGCTCTGATACACAGTCAGATGATGTGCCAGACATCACCTCAGATGAGTGTGGCTCCCCCCGCTCCCATACTGCAGCCTGCCCCTCGACCCCCAGAGCCCAAGGTGCACCGAGCCCAAGTGCCCATATGAACCTCTCTGCCCTAGCCGAGGGACAAACTGTCTTGAAGCCAGAAGGTGGAGAAGCCAGAGTATGA
- the RNF19B gene encoding E3 ubiquitin-protein ligase RNF19B isoform X5: protein MGSEKDSESPRSTSLHAAAPDPKCRSGGRRRRLTLHSVFSASARGRRARAKPQAEPPPPAAPPPPAPAPAAAQAPPPEALPAEPAAEAEAEAAAVAAQPGFDDEEAVEGGGPGAEEVECPLCLVRLPPERAPRLLSCPHRSCRDCLRHYLRLEISESRVPISCPECSERLNPHDIRLLLADPPLMHKYEEFMLRRYLASDPDCRWCPAPDCGYAVIAYGCASCPKLTCEREGCQTEFCYHCKQIWHPNQTCDMARQQRAQTLRVRTKHTSGLSYGQESGPADDIKPCPRCSAYIIKMNDGSCNHMTCAVCGCEFCWLCMKEISDLHYLSPSGCTFWGKKPWSRKKKILWQLGTLIGAPVGISLIAGIAIPAMVIGIPVYVGRKIHSRYEGRKTSKHKRNLAITGGVTLSVIASPVIAAVSVGIGVPIMLAYVYGVVPISLCRGGGCGVSTANGKGVKIEFDEDDGPITVADAWRALKNPSIGESSIEGLTSVLSTSGSPTDGLSVMQGPYSETASFAALSGGTLSGGILSSGKGKYSRLEVQADVQKEIFPKDTASLGAISDNASTRAMAGSIISSYNPQDRFSMTHA from the exons ATGGGCTCCGAGAAGGACTCCGAGTCTCCGCGCTCCACATCCCTACATGCGGCCGCGCCCGACCCCAAGTGCCGCAGCGGCGGCCGGCGCCGGCGCCTCACCTTGCACAGCGTCTTCTCTGCCTCGGCCCGCGGCCGCCGCGCCCGGGCCAAGCCGCAGGCCGAGCCGCCGCCCCCGGctgcgccgccgccgcccgccccgGCCCCTGCCGCGGCCCAGGCCCCGCCGCCCGAGGCGCTGCCCGCCGAGCCGGCCGCCGAGGCCGAGGCGGAGGCCGCGGCGGTGGCGGCGCAGCCCGGGTTCGACGATGAGGAGGCGGTAGAGGGCGGCGGCCCGGGCGCGGAGGAGGTGGAGTGTCCGCTGTGCCTGGTGCGGCTGCCGCCTGAGCGGGCCCCGCGCCTCCTCAGCTGTCCGCACCGCTCGTGCCGGGACTGCCTCCGCCACTACCTGCGCCTGGAGATAAGCGAGAGCAGGGTGCCCATCAGCTGCCCCGAGTGCAGCGAGCGACTCAACCCGCACGACATCCGCTTGCTGCTCGCCGACCCGCCGCTTATGCACAAGTACGAGGAGTTCATGCTGCGCCGCTACCTAGCCTCGGACCCCGACTGCCGCTGGTGCCCGGCTCCGGACTGCGG TTATGCTGTTATTGCCTATGGCTGTGCCAGCTGCCCGAAGCTAACTTGTGAGAGGGAAGGTTGCCAGACTGAGTTCTGCTACCACTGCAAGCAGATATGGCATCCAAATCAGACATGCGATATGGCCCGTCAACAGAGGGCCCAGACTTTACGAGTTCGGACCAAACACACTTCAGGTCTCAGTTATGGGCAAGAATCTGGACCAG CAGATGACATCAAGCCATGCCCACGATGCAGTGCGTACATTATCAAGATGAATGATGGAAGCTGTAATCACATGACCTGTGCAGTGTGTGGCTGTGAATTCTGCTGGCTTTGTATGAAAGAGATCTCAGACTTGCATTACCTCAG CCCTTCTGGCTGTACATTCTGGGGCAAGAAGCCATGGAGCCGTAAGAAGAAAATTCTTTGGCAGCTGGGCACGTTGATTGGTGCTCCAGTGGGGATTTCTCTCATTGCTGGCATTGCCATTCCTGCCATGGTCATTGGCATTCCTGTTTATGTTGGAAGGAAG atTCACAGCAGGTATGAGGGAAGGAAAACCTCCAAACACAAGCGGAATTTGGCTATCACTGGAGGAGTGACTTTGTCGGTCATTGCATCCCCAGTTATTGCTGCAGTTAGTGTTG GTATTGGTGTCCCCATTATGCTGGCATATGTCTATGGGGTTGTGCCCATTTCTCTTTGTCGTGGAGGCGGCTGTGGAGTTAGCACAGCCAACGGAAAAGGAGTGAAAATTGAATTTGACGAAGATGATGGTCCAATCACAG TGGCAGATGCCTGGCGAGCCCTCAAGAATCCCAGCATTGGGGAAAGCAGCATTGAAGGCCTGACTAGTGTATTGAGCACTAGTGGAAGCCCTACAGATGGACTTAGTGTTATGCAAGGTCCTTACAGCGAAACAGCCAGCTTTGCAGCCCTCTCAGGGGGCACGCTGAGTGGTGGCATTCTCTCCAGTGGCAAGGGAAAATATAGCAG GTTAGAAGTTCAAGCCGATGTCCAAAAGGAAATTTTCCCCAAAGACACAGCCAGTCTTGGTGCAATTAGTGACAACGCAAGCACTCGTGCTATGGCCGGTTCCATAATCAGTTCCTACAACCCACAGGACAG GTTTAGCATGACCCATGCATGA
- the RNF19B gene encoding E3 ubiquitin-protein ligase RNF19B isoform X3 produces the protein MGSEKDSESPRSTSLHAAAPDPKCRSGGRRRRLTLHSVFSASARGRRARAKPQAEPPPPAAPPPPAPAPAAAQAPPPEALPAEPAAEAEAEAAAVAAQPGFDDEEAVEGGGPGAEEVECPLCLVRLPPERAPRLLSCPHRSCRDCLRHYLRLEISESRVPISCPECSERLNPHDIRLLLADPPLMHKYEEFMLRRYLASDPDCRWCPAPDCGYAVIAYGCASCPKLTCEREGCQTEFCYHCKQIWHPNQTCDMARQQRAQTLRVRTKHTSGLSYGQESGPADDIKPCPRCSAYIIKMNDGSCNHMTCAVCGCEFCWLCMKEISDLHYLSPSGCTFWGKKPWSRKKKILWQLGTLIGAPVGISLIAGIAIPAMVIGIPVYVGRKIHSRYEGRKTSKHKRNLAITGGVTLSVIASPVIAAVSVGIGVPIMLAYVYGVVPISLCRGGGCGVSTANGKGVKIEFDEDDGPITVADAWRALKNPSIGESSIEGLTSVLSTSGSPTDGLSVMQGPYSETASFAALSGGTLSGGILSSGKGKYSRECNNMEIQVDIEAKPSHYQLVSGSSTEDSLHVHAQMAENEEEGSGGGGSEEDPPCRHQSCEQKDCLASKPWDISLAQPESIRSDLESSDTQSDDVPDITSDECGSPRSHTAACPSTPRAQGAPSPSAHMNLSALAEGQTVLKPEGGEARV, from the exons ATGGGCTCCGAGAAGGACTCCGAGTCTCCGCGCTCCACATCCCTACATGCGGCCGCGCCCGACCCCAAGTGCCGCAGCGGCGGCCGGCGCCGGCGCCTCACCTTGCACAGCGTCTTCTCTGCCTCGGCCCGCGGCCGCCGCGCCCGGGCCAAGCCGCAGGCCGAGCCGCCGCCCCCGGctgcgccgccgccgcccgccccgGCCCCTGCCGCGGCCCAGGCCCCGCCGCCCGAGGCGCTGCCCGCCGAGCCGGCCGCCGAGGCCGAGGCGGAGGCCGCGGCGGTGGCGGCGCAGCCCGGGTTCGACGATGAGGAGGCGGTAGAGGGCGGCGGCCCGGGCGCGGAGGAGGTGGAGTGTCCGCTGTGCCTGGTGCGGCTGCCGCCTGAGCGGGCCCCGCGCCTCCTCAGCTGTCCGCACCGCTCGTGCCGGGACTGCCTCCGCCACTACCTGCGCCTGGAGATAAGCGAGAGCAGGGTGCCCATCAGCTGCCCCGAGTGCAGCGAGCGACTCAACCCGCACGACATCCGCTTGCTGCTCGCCGACCCGCCGCTTATGCACAAGTACGAGGAGTTCATGCTGCGCCGCTACCTAGCCTCGGACCCCGACTGCCGCTGGTGCCCGGCTCCGGACTGCGG TTATGCTGTTATTGCCTATGGCTGTGCCAGCTGCCCGAAGCTAACTTGTGAGAGGGAAGGTTGCCAGACTGAGTTCTGCTACCACTGCAAGCAGATATGGCATCCAAATCAGACATGCGATATGGCCCGTCAACAGAGGGCCCAGACTTTACGAGTTCGGACCAAACACACTTCAGGTCTCAGTTATGGGCAAGAATCTGGACCAG CAGATGACATCAAGCCATGCCCACGATGCAGTGCGTACATTATCAAGATGAATGATGGAAGCTGTAATCACATGACCTGTGCAGTGTGTGGCTGTGAATTCTGCTGGCTTTGTATGAAAGAGATCTCAGACTTGCATTACCTCAG CCCTTCTGGCTGTACATTCTGGGGCAAGAAGCCATGGAGCCGTAAGAAGAAAATTCTTTGGCAGCTGGGCACGTTGATTGGTGCTCCAGTGGGGATTTCTCTCATTGCTGGCATTGCCATTCCTGCCATGGTCATTGGCATTCCTGTTTATGTTGGAAGGAAG atTCACAGCAGGTATGAGGGAAGGAAAACCTCCAAACACAAGCGGAATTTGGCTATCACTGGAGGAGTGACTTTGTCGGTCATTGCATCCCCAGTTATTGCTGCAGTTAGTGTTG GTATTGGTGTCCCCATTATGCTGGCATATGTCTATGGGGTTGTGCCCATTTCTCTTTGTCGTGGAGGCGGCTGTGGAGTTAGCACAGCCAACGGAAAAGGAGTGAAAATTGAATTTGACGAAGATGATGGTCCAATCACAG TGGCAGATGCCTGGCGAGCCCTCAAGAATCCCAGCATTGGGGAAAGCAGCATTGAAGGCCTGACTAGTGTATTGAGCACTAGTGGAAGCCCTACAGATGGACTTAGTGTTATGCAAGGTCCTTACAGCGAAACAGCCAGCTTTGCAGCCCTCTCAGGGGGCACGCTGAGTGGTGGCATTCTCTCCAGTGGCAAGGGAAAATATAGCAG AGAATGCAACAATATggaaatccaagtggacattgaAGCCAAACCAAGCCACTATCAGCTGGTGAGTGGAAGCAGCACGGAGGATTCGCTCCATGTTCATGCTCAGATGGCAGAGAATGAAGAAGAAGGTAGTGGTGGCGGAGGCAGTGAAGAGGATCCCCCCTGCAGACACCAAAGCTGTGAACAGAAAGACTGCCTGGCCAGCAAACCTTGGGACATCAGCCTGGCCCAGCCTGAAAGCATCCGCAGTGACCTAGAGAGCTCTGATACACAGTCAGATGATGTGCCAGACATCACCTCAGATGAGTGTGGCTCCCCCCGCTCCCATACTGCAGCCTGCCCCTCGACCCCCAGAGCCCAAGGTGCACCGAGCCCAAGTGCCCATATGAACCTCTCTGCCCTAGCCGAGGGACAAACTGTCTTGAAGCCAGAAGGTGGAGAAGCCAGAGTATGA